The Leadbetterella byssophila DSM 17132 DNA window CAAACAGCGATGATGACAAATACCTTTTTACTCATAGTTGCAGGATTCTTTGGCTAGCAATAACATCTTGTTTGATCTGCTGGATCAATGCTTCTATACTGTCAAATTTCTGCTCCTCTCTGATAAAATCAACTATCTCTACTTTGACACTTTCACCGTAGATATCATCTGAAAAGTCGAAGATATATACTTCCTGGGTTATGCCCTTACCTTCCACAGTAGGTCTGACACCTATATTCATCACTCCTCCAAACTTCTGTCCTCTTACCCACGCATATACAGCGTATACACCGTTCTTTGGTATAAGTTTGAATTCATTTTGGGTTTGGACGTTAGCCGTAGGGTAGCCTATTTGTCGGCCCAACTGCCTTCCCTTAACCACTGTGCCACAGAAATCATAGTTTCTGCCCAAAAGTTCGTTTGCCGTCTGTATATCTCCCTCTTCTATGGCTTTACGAATCTTCGTAGAGCTGATGGTGATATTGTCTATTTCTTGTCGGTTAATCTCCTCAATCTCAATTTTAAATCTTTCAGAATGTTG harbors:
- a CDS encoding bifunctional riboflavin kinase/FAD synthetase, whose protein sequence is MKIYHNLKDFQPKGNAVVTTGTFDGVHLGHKKIIKRLIEKAKEIGGESVLLTFWPHPKLVLSPDSHTRVTRILSTIEEKTELLETLGLDHLVILPFTREFSELSCEKYIEEVLISGFGTKAMVIGYDHRFGKNREGGIDYLIQHSERFKIEIEEINRQEIDNITISSTKIRKAIEEGDIQTANELLGRNYDFCGTVVKGRQLGRQIGYPTANVQTQNEFKLIPKNGVYAVYAWVRGQKFGGVMNIGVRPTVEGKGITQEVYIFDFSDDIYGESVKVEIVDFIREEQKFDSIEALIQQIKQDVIASQRILQL